Within the Qingrenia yutianensis genome, the region GAGGTGTAGTTGTATGGACTGACGGTATCCATCAGAACGGCAACGGTATTCAGGACGTGGTTACTTATGCTCAGGAGGTCAGCGACCCTGTCAGCGGCTTTGTCAAAATGAAGGTAAGCTACGGCTCTTGTCAGATTGTAAAGACAAGTGAGGACGGAAAGGTTGACGGCATTCAGTTTACTGTCAGCGGTAATGGTGTCAATCAGACTGTAACAACCGCAAACGGCGGTAAATTCCAACTGGATAACCTTATGCCCGGTGTTTACACGGTCACAGAGCAGTCTATCGACAAATATGTTCCACAGGAGGTTCACAGAGTAACCGTTGTTGCCGGTCAGGTGGCAAAGGTCAACTTCAATAATGTTCTCAAAAGAGGTAATCTTCAGGTTATCAAATCTTCGGAGGATAATCTGGTCGAGGGTGTAACTTTCCACCTTTACGGAACTTCGCTTGCGGGTATTGCCGTAGATGAATATGCAGTGACAGATAAGAACGGTGTTGCTTCTTTTGATGATGTGCTTATCAGCGGCACTACCCCATACACCGTTGAGGAAGTGGATACCGCAATCCGTTATGTTGTGCCTGCAAATCAGACCGCACCGATTAACTGGAAAGAAGTAACCACAAGAAACTTCACGAACATTCTCAAAAAGTTCAGCGTAACCGTAACAAAGAGCGACCGAGAGGAAGGCACACCGCAGGGCGACGCTACCCTTGCCGGAGCAGTTTACGGCATTTATAAGGGCGAAACCCTTGTGGACAAATATGTTACGGATAAGAACGGGCAGTTTACCACAAAGGAATATATCTGTGATGATGACTGGACAATCCGTGAAATCACTCCGTCCGAGGGCTATCTGCTTGATACCACAATTCATAAGGTTGGTGCAGAACCGCAGCTTTATACGGTGGAACACAATCAGACCGCAAATGATGTTACCGAACAGGTTATGAAAGGCAATATCGCTATCATCAAGCATACCGATAATGGCGAAACTCAGATTGAAACACCCGAAAACGGTGCAACCTTTGAAATCTATCTGAAATCTTCCGGCAGTTTTGACGCAGCAGAAGAAGATGAAAGAGATGTCATTGTCTGTGATGAAAACGGTTTCGGGCAGACAAAGGATATGCCTTACGGCGTATATACTGTTCATCAGACCGCAGGCTGGGAAGGTCGTGAGCTGATGAAGGACTTTGATGTGTTCATTGCTCAGGACGGACAGACCTACCGCTATCTTATCAACAACGCAAACTTTGAAAGCTATATCAAGGTTGTCAAGGTGGACGCAGAAAGCGGTAAAAACATTCCGTATGCCGGTGCAGGCTTCAAAATTTTTGACCCTGACGGCAATCAGGTAACAATGACCTTTACTTATCCTACCCCGACAACGATTGATACTTTCTACACCGACGCTAACGGACAGCTTGTTACACCGGAAAAACTGGAATACGGCAAGGGATATTCTCTTGTGGAGGTTCAGGCTCCTTACGGATATGTGCTTGACAGCACACCGGTGTACTTTGATGTGGCAGAGGAACATTCTTCCGATGAGGGTGGTATTACCGTGATTAAGGTAGATAAGCCTAATATGGCACAGAAAGGTACTGTCAGCATTGAAAAGACCGGAGAGGTATTCTCAGGGGTAAATATCTCCGGAGAGGAAAACGCCGATGTGATTTATCAGCCTGTCTATGAAGTGAAAGGTCTTGCAGGTGCGGTTTATGAGATTACCGCAGCAGAAGATATTATCACTCCCGACGGTACAGTACGTTTCACAAAGGGCGAGGTCGTAGATACTGTTACCACAGATGAAAACGGACTTGCCAAGAGCAAGGAGCTTTACCTCGGCAGATATACGGTGGTCGAAATAACCGCACCGGAGGGTATGGTTATCAACAAGGAAGCTCACGAGGTCGAGTTGACCTACGCAGGTCAGGAAGTTGCCGTGACGGAAACCGCAACCAGTTTCGTAAATGAGAGACAAAAGGTTACGGTAAGTCTTGAAAAGGCTATCGAAAAGAACGACATCTTCAATATCGGCAACGGCGATGAAGTGAAGAATATCAGCTTCGGACTTTTCGCCGCAGAGGAGCTTGTTTCCGCAAGCGGTACTTCTATTCCGGCAGACGGACTGATTGAGATTATCTCACTTTCCGAGAACGGCAAGGCTGTTATCAAGACCGACCTTCCTTTCGGAAGCTACTATGTAAAGGAACTTGCAACCGATGAGCATTATATCCTTTCCGACAGCAAGTATCCGTTTGCTTTCAGCTATGCGGGACAGGATACCGAAACAGTTGAGCTTGCAGTCAATGACGGCAAGCCGATTGAAAACAAGCTCATTTACGGTTCTGTTTCCGGTAAGAAGATTACCGAGAACGGCGAAGAACTCGGCGGTGCGGTTATCGGTCTGTTTAAGGTTGATGAAACCGAATTTACAAAAGAAAATGCTTTGATGACTGCTACCTCTGAAAATGACGGTAGCTTTTCTTTTGAAAAAGTACCGTATGGCAACTGGCTTGTAAGAGAAATCGAACAGCCTGCCGGTTTCGTGCTTGACGTTACTTCCTATGAGGTTATCGTGTCCGAGGACGGTCAGATTATCGAGGTTGAAATTGTCAACGAGTATGTTCACGGCAACATCAGACTCACAAAGGTTGATGAAGATTACCCGGACAACAAGCTGACAGGAGCGACCTTTGAGGTTTACAAAGATGTAAACGGAGACGGCAAATTGGACGACGGCGACGAGCTTATCGGAACGCTCTCCGAAACCTCTACCGGTATTTACGAGATGAAGGAGCTTCTCTACGGAAAATACCTTGTAAGAGAAACCAAAGCACCGGAAGGCTTTGAACTTGATAAGGGTGTGTACTCTGTTTTCATTGAAAAAGATGAAACCACCTGCGAGGTAGAAAACAAAGCCGGTGTCGGCTTCATTAACACGGCTATGAAAGGAAACCTGAAAATCGTTAAGACTTCCTCTGACGGTAAGGTTGAAGGCTTCACTTTCAGAGTTACAGGAGTAAACGGTTACGACCGAAGCTTCACGACCGATAAGAACGGCGAAATCATTATCGAGGGACTTCGTATCGGCGATTACACCATTTCCGAGGTTCAGGATAGTGTTTCTGCTTCCTATGTGCTTCCTGCGGATAAGATTGCAACCGTAAAGGTCGGTTCTACTACCGTTGTGGAAATGCACAATGAGCTGAGAGATACACCAAAGACCGGAGACAACAGCAATGTCGGCTTGTGGACTGCACTTGCGGGACTTTCTGCCCTCGGCATTGTAGGCACAGCCATTATTGCGTACAGAAAAAAGAAGAAGGAGGACAATGAGTAATGGACGCTAAAACAATCGTAGCAGTTGTATTGGTCGCCTTTATTATCGGCGGCTTTATCTTCTTGCAGATTAAGAACAGAAAGAAATAAGGAACGCTTGTGTGGGCGGAGTGAATACTTCGCCCACAGTTCTTTTACGGAGGTGCATTATGAACAAGCAAAAGACGGTTGACAGCAAGGTGCTTGCAATACTCAGAGAATGCCCCGAAACGAGGTATGACGATATGCAGCTTATCCTTTGCTATTACAACCGATACAGCTATATGAGAGTCGGAGATTTACCGCTTGAGGATATAGTCAACAACTATAAAGGGTACGGCTTGCCGTGCTTTGAGACTATCCGCAGAGCAAGACAGAGAGTGCAATCCCTATTTCCTGAACTGTCCAGACAGTGCAGTGGCTGCGACTGCGGAAACATCAGAATTGTGATTGAAGTAAGCTGAGGTGTGGATATGAACGAGGAAAAAAGAAAAATAGGTGAATACACTGTTCTCTGCTCGGTCAATGTGGGCGAAAAGGAAGTTATCTTGGCTTCCAAAGAGCAAAGTACAAACGGCGATAAATTTATGTGCGGCTTTGCAGAGAGAAACGACCTGTTTGAACTGTGTTCGGAATGTATGGTAAGCGATGACTATATCGAAATCGTACACCTTTTCGGAAGCCGTGTGGCAAATGAAGCGGAGCTTTTCAAGGAACAGGTCGAAAAACAGGATATTCCAATCTCACTCATAACGGAAGCCGACTGTATCCCCGACCACTATTCCAAAGACATCAACGGCACAATCATTGCCATTGACCCCAAGGTATTAAAGCCCGAATTTCAGCGAGCCGACAGACAGCTCTACTATGTTACAGGTGGTTTCGGTGCGTCGGCAAACAGCCGTGGAAGTGCCGTGTTCTGCACAAATCTTCACACCGGCAAATCAACCCGATATGAAAGAATGGATGTTATGGGCGAAGTAAAGCCTGAGCGTCTGCCTGAATGGGCAAAGGAAAAGGCACAAGAGCTTTCAAACAAGAAGCGAAATAAAGACAAAGAACGATAAGGAGGACAAAGCAATGAAGGAAAATTTCACTTTTCAGCAAAAGACAAAGCTCCTGACAAAACTGTTTGACGCAGGCTGCAATACAGAAAAGAAATTGCAGCAGCTCGATATGGAGAGCATTTTGAAAATTCCGGGTATCACTATTCCGGATATGAGCCTGATTATCGAGCTTCAGAAGCAGACCAAAGCCAATAAGCTGTTCTCTTATTTGGGAGGTGGCACTGATGAGCAGGCAGGAACAGAATGACCGTCATATCATTTGGAGCGACATTAGCCTTGACCTTGATGATTGGCGAGAGTCTTTGGAGGAACTGTATCCCGGATATTCCGATGATGAGCTTTACGACATTATGGTAAAATCAAATGCCGAAAACCTATATGATGAACGAGTAAATCTCAACATTCAGCTTTCACAGCCGATTATCGTAATCGGCGACCTCGGCAGATGGAACGGCAGAGTGTCGGGCTACAAGATGATTGATTCAGGCAACATTAAGGACTGCCTTTATTCCGATACCGATTACACCGAATGGTATGTGGATAAGTACGGCGACCTTCGAGCCGATGCCGTTCATCACGACGGAACAAACCATTATCTATACCGTGTATTCAAAGACGGTGTTACCGATACGCAGATTGAAAATCTGCAAGATAAAATCTACAACGGAAAAGCCACAAGAGCCGACATCACACGAGTTACCAAAAGGCTCGGCGATGACATTGCCGGAGTTTATGGCTTTCCTATTCCAAAGCAAAGACAAACAAACGAACAAGCGAGGTGATGAAAATGGATTACAGAGTATTGACCGAAGCAGAGCGTAAATACACATTCAGCCAAAGCCAGCAGCTCTCTATGCAGACCGGACTTATTGGATATTTGCGAGCCGACTTCGGTTCTAACGGGAACGAGTTTTGGACGACTTGGAACGATTTTAGAAAAGACTTGAAAACCGATGAATTTAAGGCTGAATTTGATGATGTGATAAACGGATTGCGTGACGGCGATGTTTTGTCCGGCAGAAATGCTATGTCCTCTTACTGTTATTCCACTCCCGACAGTTCCTTTAATGATGACCGCAACCACTACGGCATCCGTCTTGATACGGAAAAGTACAGCTATCTTATGAGGTTTAACCCCAACAGGGGCGAGTACAATCTTTACTGCTATTGCTATCAGAAAGAGTGGCTGAACAACCACTTGAAAAATGCCGAGCGTGGTATCCGATTTATTGACCCGCACTATCAGGAGCAGTTTCGCATTGCGGACGGAGAAAAAATCTCAATTAAGCTCGGCGATGGCAAAACAATGGAGAGGACTTGCAGATATATCGACGACTACCATTTGGAGGTCGGCACAAATCTCTACCATATCTGCGAATTTGCCGAGCTTTGCGAGAGAAACGGTCATACCGTAGAACCAGCCGCAAAAGAAAACAAAAAACCTGCAAAGAACAAAGAAAAATCACGATAAGGAGGTGCAGACGAGGTGGCAAGGAAATTTGACCTGATTTCAGAGCTGTATGAAAGAACCTGTTTTGCGGTTACAGACAATCCGGTAAACTGGCAATCGTTTCTGAAAACAGCAGGTAGAAATTTCAGGCTCCGATTTGATGAACAGCTTCTCATTTATGCCCAAAGACCCGACGCAACAGCCGTGCTTGAAATCGAACGATGGAACGGCACTTTCGGTCGCTGGGTAAACCGAGGAGCAAAAGGTATTGCCGTATTTGAGGACGCAGACAGAAGCCGTCAAAGGCTGATTCATTACTTTGATATATCGGACACCCACGAGAGCCGATATTCCCGCCCTGTTCCGATTTGGGAGATGAGACCCGAATATGAAGCAGAGGTTATTGAAACGCTTGAAAACACTTTCGGTGCAGTAAACGATACAACGAGTATTGAAAATGTCGTCAAAGAGAGCATTTCCAATGCCGTCGAGGACAACATCGCAGACTATATCTCCGACTTTATGAGCTTGGGTGCAGGCAGCGATATTGAGTATTTGTCTGCCGACGAAGCAAATGTCTTGTATTTGGAGCTTGTCAGAAACAGCGTGTCATATATGGTTATGGCTCGATTGGGACTGAACGCAGACAAGGTTTATTCTCCCGATGACTTTGCCGGTATTTCAAGCTTCAATTCACAGGAAGTTCTCAATGCGGTGGGTATTGCTACAAGCGACATTGCAGAAATGGCGTTGCTCCCTGTCAGCAGAACAATCAGCACGCTCAGCAAGGAAAATCGCATAATTGATGAACAGGGGCAATCCGAATACAATAAAGACATCAAAGACGAAAGGAGTCAAAGCGATGAGCGAAATCACATACACGATGGTGGGAGATTACAATCTTCCGAACCTGAAGCTGCCGGAGCAGACGGAAGTGACTCTCGGCAGATGGTCGCAGATGAGGAGAACTTATCTGAAGGAACATCACAAAATCCTGTACTACAATCTTCTGACGAAAGGGATTCTGAACAGTCACTTGGCGGAGGTTCAGCAGAGAGCCAGCGAACTGGAGGAAACTCTCGTGAAGCAGATGGCACAGAAAGCCGGGCTGACGGAGCAGATGAAAGCGGAAGATATGATGAAGTGGGTTCGTCTGATGAACAACATCAGGAACTCGGCACAGGAAATCGTGAAGAATCAGGTAATATTCGCTTAGAGTATTACGACAGAAACCACGAGGACAAGAGCCTGCCGTTTTTCGGTGGCGACGATACTATCCGAGAAATACTCGGTACTACCCCGCATTTGTCCGCTTCAAAGGAAGAAATCAAAGACTTCTATGAGAGAAATACGGATAATGCGACCCGTACCGAATATATCAAGGGTATTTTCAACAACGATTACACCCAGCTACCTTTAAGCGACGGCAGGCTTGTTGGATACAAAACATTTCAGAATGTCCTCCACTTGTGGGAAGGCGAATACGAAAACAGAACCGCTCAGAGTTTCTACGACTGGGGCGTTATCGCACAGCATTTTGAAGCAATGAGACTTTTGGGAGAATTGACCGATACAATGAAGCCGCTTCCGTCTATGGGCGGTCAGTTGACTCTCATAATGGGCAATCAGGCAGAGGAACAAAAAACCTCTGCCTTTACTTTTTCTCAGGAAATCATAGACGCAGTTCTCACCCGTGGAAGCGGAGTTTCCGAGGGCAAAATGCGTATCTATGAGCAGTTTGAAAAGAGCCTTTCTGCTAAAGAGAACGCCGACTTCTTGAAAAACGAATACGGTTGGGGCGGCTCTTATCCGGTCATCATCGGTGCAGGCATTGACGAACAGCACGACGGAAAAGGTATCACAATTTCAAAAGGTATCGGAAGCGACAAACCGCACATTACGCTTTCTTGGTCTCAGGTTGAAAAGCGTATCGGAGACCTTATCCGTATGGACAGATACCTAAACCCAAAGGAAAAAGAAAAGTACCCGGAATGGCTTGAAAAGCAGGAAGAAAGGCGAGCCGAGCTTGCAGAGCAGAGAAAAAACCGTGAGATACTCTCTACCGCACCGCCTGAGCCTGAAAACAAAGTGGACGAGCCGGAAGCACAGTATGAATATCATCTCGGCGACAGCGTGTATATCGGAGCTTCGCAGTATGAGATTTTGTCCTTTGATGAAAACCGTGTAAAGCTCTATAACTTCGATATGCCCCTATTCAACAAGGAGCTTTCAAGGGAAGAATTTGACCGAAAAGTGCGTGAAAATCCAATGAACGACCACTTGAAGGTCAGTGTATTACCGGCAGAAGAAAAAGCCGTTACAGGCGAAAACGAAGCTCAAAACGATACCGAAACCGTACAGGATTTCAGTTCGAAAACCGGTTATGACGACGCCTTCTTTATCGACCGGGACAATGAAAGCGTAACTTGGATGTATTATAACCCCGACAGCAATGCCGGAGGTCAGTATGTTACAAATACGCTTTCTTTTGACGAGATACAGCAAGCTGCAAGGGAGTATGACTCGGCTGAGAATTTCTTTGATTATCTCGGCAGTATTGCAAATCAGGAGCTTGCCGATGTAGGTACAGAATGGTTTGAGGAAGCAGAAAGTCAGTTTTCACAACAGCCTGATTTCACAGACTGTACCAAAGCGACAATGCAAAGCCTTGTGGCTGCTGTTTCTGAAGTCCCGGTTTATGACCGAGAAACAGAAATTCTTTATTCCGTGCTTGGCAGATTAAAGATTGACGACATTGGACTCGGTTATGATGAAAACGGTCTTGTTGCAAGGGACGGCGATAACGAATGGCACGGTGCAGAGTTTTATCATTTTCTTGTTGATGAAGCCTTTGTATTTGAAGATGACGGTTCTGTGCTTGGTATCAGACCTGACTTGCTTGATGACTTTAAGGCTTTATCCGAACACAACGGTGTTGAGGTTAAGGACAACCGAGAGAAAGAGCCTGAACCGATTGTCCCCGCTTGGGAGCAAAAGAAAAAGTCAAAGGTAAAGAGCTTTGACCTCCACCCGGATATTCCGATGGCAGAGCGACACAACTTTGACCTTGCCAATAATCAGGTTGAAGAAGTGAACAAGAAAGAACGCTTCCACCGAAACTATGCAGCGATTAAGGTCTTGAAGGATTGTCAAAGCGAAAATCGTTTTGCAACACCCGATGAGCAGAAAATCTTGTCGAGATATGTCGGTTGGGGCGGTATTCCCGAAGCCTTTGACGAACGAGCCGGAGCTTGGCATACCGAATATGCAATGCTAAAAAATATCCTGACGCCGGAGGAATATGCGTCGGCAAGAGAAAGCACCTTGACCGCCTTTTACACTCCGCCCGAAGTATCTACTGCCATTTACAAGGTGTTGGAACAGATGGGATTTCAGGAGGGCAACCTGCTTGAGCCGTCTTGCGGTATCGGTAACTTCATCGGTATGCTGCCTAAGTCAATGGAAAACGCAAAGGTTTACGGCGTGGAGCTTGATACCGTTTCAGCCGGTATCGCTCAGCAGCTTTATCAGAAATCTTCTATTGCGGCACAGGGCTTTGAGGAAGTAAATGTCCCCGACAGCTTCTTTGACGGCGTTATCGGCAATGTGCCTTTCGGAGATTTCAAAGTCTCCGATAAACGATACGACAAGTACAATTTCTTAATCCACGATTATTTCTTTGCAAAATCGCTTGATAAGTTACGCCCCGGCGGTGTGATGGCTCTTGTGACAAGCAAAGGAACTATGGATAAGGAAAACTCCAATGTGCGTAAATATATCGCACAGAGGGCGGAGCTTCTTGGAGCAATCAGACTTCCGAACGACACCTTCAAAGGCAATGCCGGAACAGAGGTTGTATCCGATATTCTGTTCTTGCAAAAGCGAGACAGGCTAATAGATATTGAGCCTGACTGGGTTCATCTTGACACCGACGAAAACGGTATAAGGATGAACTCATATTTTGTTCAGCACCCGGAAACGATACTCGGCGAAATGAAAATGGTAAGCGGTCGTTTCGGACCGGAAGCAACCTGTGAGCCGTTTGAAAACGCCGACCTTTCGGAGCTTTTGAACGAAGCTGTTTCAAACATTCACGGAGAAATCTCCGAATACGAAGTAGCCGATGAGCTGGAGGAAGAAGATAATTCTATCCCGGCAGACCCTACGGTAAGGAACTTCTCTTACACGGTTTTGGACGACAAAATCTATTTCCGTGAGAACTCCCGTATGTCCCCGGTGGAGGTATCGGCAACCGCCGAGAACCGCATTAAGGGTATGATTGGGATAAGAGATTGCGTCCGCAATCTGATTGAACTGCAAACCGAGGATTACCCGGACAGCGAAATCAAACAGGCACAGGAAAAGCTGAACACTCTGTATGACAGCTTTACAAAGAAGTACGGACTTATTAACAGCCGTGCCAATACTTCTGCCTTTTCCGACGACAGTTCCTATGCTCTGCTCTCTGCTCTTGAGGTCATCAACGAAGATGGCGAACTGGAACGCAAGGCAGATATGTTCTTCAAAAGGACGATAAAACCGCACAAGCCGGTAACGGAGGTTGATACCGCAGACGAAGCTCTCGCTGTCTCTATGGGTGAAAAAGCAGCCATTGATATGGAATATATGATGGAGCTTTCCGGCAAAAGCGAGGAGGAATTATTCGCTGACCTAAAGGGTGTAATCTTTTTAAATCCTCTTTATGAGTACGGTAATTCTTATGAGCCGAAGTATCTGATGGCGGACGAATATCTGTCGGGCAATGTCCGTGAGAAGCTGGCGACAGCCAAAAGGTCTGCGGCATTGTATCCCGAAGATTACACCGTCAATGTGCAGGCACTTGAAAAGGTGCAGCC harbors:
- a CDS encoding SpaA isopeptide-forming pilin-related protein — protein: MVKTKFKKAVSLMLAAVMSLTAFMGIGATTAFAAVGEKADVYLVDYPRSGDTNNNGEWGHGNLNYMNGWKGLSTKYTGLRAMGSYSGNIAYCIEPGTGQRTGDTLTEKDENFFNNISPNGTISGDDIRLLIGRILQYGYRGGISTSWKSQNESDANCIAHAYATQILIWETIVGERDAGFNHVSTGGCNAVLECVSSAHPLRSKILSYYNSMVKSVQNHTKVPSFCTRSSGSAKVNELEWNGSKYVATLTDTNGVLGNYNFSANIDGVSFSVSGNKLTVSMEKAPSKEFTITAAKKNGVRRGVVVWTDGIHQNGNGIQDVVTYAQEVSDPVSGFVKMKVSYGSCQIVKTSEDGKVDGIQFTVSGNGVNQTVTTANGGKFQLDNLMPGVYTVTEQSIDKYVPQEVHRVTVVAGQVAKVNFNNVLKRGNLQVIKSSEDNLVEGVTFHLYGTSLAGIAVDEYAVTDKNGVASFDDVLISGTTPYTVEEVDTAIRYVVPANQTAPINWKEVTTRNFTNILKKFSVTVTKSDREEGTPQGDATLAGAVYGIYKGETLVDKYVTDKNGQFTTKEYICDDDWTIREITPSEGYLLDTTIHKVGAEPQLYTVEHNQTANDVTEQVMKGNIAIIKHTDNGETQIETPENGATFEIYLKSSGSFDAAEEDERDVIVCDENGFGQTKDMPYGVYTVHQTAGWEGRELMKDFDVFIAQDGQTYRYLINNANFESYIKVVKVDAESGKNIPYAGAGFKIFDPDGNQVTMTFTYPTPTTIDTFYTDANGQLVTPEKLEYGKGYSLVEVQAPYGYVLDSTPVYFDVAEEHSSDEGGITVIKVDKPNMAQKGTVSIEKTGEVFSGVNISGEENADVIYQPVYEVKGLAGAVYEITAAEDIITPDGTVRFTKGEVVDTVTTDENGLAKSKELYLGRYTVVEITAPEGMVINKEAHEVELTYAGQEVAVTETATSFVNERQKVTVSLEKAIEKNDIFNIGNGDEVKNISFGLFAAEELVSASGTSIPADGLIEIISLSENGKAVIKTDLPFGSYYVKELATDEHYILSDSKYPFAFSYAGQDTETVELAVNDGKPIENKLIYGSVSGKKITENGEELGGAVIGLFKVDETEFTKENALMTATSENDGSFSFEKVPYGNWLVREIEQPAGFVLDVTSYEVIVSEDGQIIEVEIVNEYVHGNIRLTKVDEDYPDNKLTGATFEVYKDVNGDGKLDDGDELIGTLSETSTGIYEMKELLYGKYLVRETKAPEGFELDKGVYSVFIEKDETTCEVENKAGVGFINTAMKGNLKIVKTSSDGKVEGFTFRVTGVNGYDRSFTTDKNGEIIIEGLRIGDYTISEVQDSVSASYVLPADKIATVKVGSTTVVEMHNELRDTPKTGDNSNVGLWTALAGLSALGIVGTAIIAYRKKKKEDNE
- a CDS encoding exodeoxyribonuclease VII small subunit gives rise to the protein MNKQKTVDSKVLAILRECPETRYDDMQLILCYYNRYSYMRVGDLPLEDIVNNYKGYGLPCFETIRRARQRVQSLFPELSRQCSGCDCGNIRIVIEVS
- a CDS encoding N-6 DNA methylase, yielding MARKFDLISELYERTCFAVTDNPVNWQSFLKTAGRNFRLRFDEQLLIYAQRPDATAVLEIERWNGTFGRWVNRGAKGIAVFEDADRSRQRLIHYFDISDTHESRYSRPVPIWEMRPEYEAEVIETLENTFGAVNDTTSIENVVKESISNAVEDNIADYISDFMSLGAGSDIEYLSADEANVLYLELVRNSVSYMVMARLGLNADKVYSPDDFAGISSFNSQEVLNAVGIATSDIAEMALLPVSRTISTLSKENRIIDEQGQSEYNKDIKDERSQSDERNHIHDGGRLQSSEPEAAGADGSDSRQMVADEENLSEGTSQNPVLQSSDERDSEQSLGGGSAESQRTGGNSREADGTESRADGADESGRYDEVGSSDEQHQELGTGNREESGNIRLEYYDRNHEDKSLPFFGGDDTIREILGTTPHLSASKEEIKDFYERNTDNATRTEYIKGIFNNDYTQLPLSDGRLVGYKTFQNVLHLWEGEYENRTAQSFYDWGVIAQHFEAMRLLGELTDTMKPLPSMGGQLTLIMGNQAEEQKTSAFTFSQEIIDAVLTRGSGVSEGKMRIYEQFEKSLSAKENADFLKNEYGWGGSYPVIIGAGIDEQHDGKGITISKGIGSDKPHITLSWSQVEKRIGDLIRMDRYLNPKEKEKYPEWLEKQEERRAELAEQRKNREILSTAPPEPENKVDEPEAQYEYHLGDSVYIGASQYEILSFDENRVKLYNFDMPLFNKELSREEFDRKVRENPMNDHLKVSVLPAEEKAVTGENEAQNDTETVQDFSSKTGYDDAFFIDRDNESVTWMYYNPDSNAGGQYVTNTLSFDEIQQAAREYDSAENFFDYLGSIANQELADVGTEWFEEAESQFSQQPDFTDCTKATMQSLVAAVSEVPVYDRETEILYSVLGRLKIDDIGLGYDENGLVARDGDNEWHGAEFYHFLVDEAFVFEDDGSVLGIRPDLLDDFKALSEHNGVEVKDNREKEPEPIVPAWEQKKKSKVKSFDLHPDIPMAERHNFDLANNQVEEVNKKERFHRNYAAIKVLKDCQSENRFATPDEQKILSRYVGWGGIPEAFDERAGAWHTEYAMLKNILTPEEYASARESTLTAFYTPPEVSTAIYKVLEQMGFQEGNLLEPSCGIGNFIGMLPKSMENAKVYGVELDTVSAGIAQQLYQKSSIAAQGFEEVNVPDSFFDGVIGNVPFGDFKVSDKRYDKYNFLIHDYFFAKSLDKLRPGGVMALVTSKGTMDKENSNVRKYIAQRAELLGAIRLPNDTFKGNAGTEVVSDILFLQKRDRLIDIEPDWVHLDTDENGIRMNSYFVQHPETILGEMKMVSGRFGPEATCEPFENADLSELLNEAVSNIHGEISEYEVADELEEEDNSIPADPTVRNFSYTVLDDKIYFRENSRMSPVEVSATAENRIKGMIGIRDCVRNLIELQTEDYPDSEIKQAQEKLNTLYDSFTKKYGLINSRANTSAFSDDSSYALLSALEVINEDGELERKADMFFKRTIKPHKPVTEVDTADEALAVSMGEKAAIDMEYMMELSGKSEEELFADLKGVIFLNPLYEYGNSYEPKYLMADEYLSGNVREKLATAKRSAALYPEDYTVNVQALEKVQPKDLTASEISVRLGATWIPPEIFQQFMFEFLDTPRYAQWNIKVHYSQFTGEWNIEGKSYDRSNVKAYSTYGTSRINAYKIIEETLNLKDVRIFDYIEDEEGKKKAVLNKKETAIAQAKQELIKQGFQDWIWADPARREKLTKMYNEKFNSIRPREYDGSHIVFNGMNPEIELREHQKNAVAHILYGGNTLLAHAVGAGKTFEMVAAAMESKRLGLCNKSLFVVPNHLTEQWAAEFLQLYPAANILVATKRDFETKNRKKFCGRIATGDYDAVIIGHSQFEKIPMSIERQRAILEQQLEELTDGIMDLKRNRGENFSIKQLEKSKKSVKQKLEKLNDQSRKDDVVTFEELGVDRLFIDESHYYKNLYLYTKMRNVGGIAQTEAQKSSDLFMKCRYLDELTGGRGTIFATGTPISNSMVELYTIQRYLQYNTLVKNNLQHFDSWASTFGETVTAVELTPEGTGYRAKTRFAKFYNLPELMAMFKEVADIKTADMLELPVPEAHFHNVAVKPSEMQKEMVASLAERAEKVRGGGVDSSVDNMLKITNDGRKLALDQRMLNDMLPDFEGSKINACVDNIYRIWEETADKKSAQLVFCDLSTPKNDGTFSVYNDIRKKLIERGVPESEVRFIHEADTDVKKKELFQKTRKGEVRVLLGSTQKMGAGTNVQDRLIALHDVDCPWRPSDLEQRSGRIIRQGNSNPDVDIYRYVTEQTFDAYLYQLVEGKQKFASQIMTSKSPVRSAEDIDETALSYAEIKMLATGNPYIKEKMDLDIQVQKLKLLKSNFLSEKYALEDKIIKYYPQRITALENRIEGLKQDVETAKQHPKPTDDRFVGMEVKGVFYSEKADAGKAIIEVCKQMNSPDPIPLGKYRGFETELLFNTAERNYEVRLKGATSRNVPLGDDAHGNIIRLDNGIERFAESLSLAENDLENTKNQLETAKKEVQKPFIQEEELKTKLARLDELNILLNMDKRENEIVGGEPDEGEVPKTRKEKTYER